One Fulvia fulva chromosome 8, complete sequence DNA window includes the following coding sequences:
- a CDS encoding Alpha-ketoglutarate-dependent dioxygenase, producing the protein MVTTHEAQPAALSGSSRRRPLQPTGVLDGVDHIDLTPVIGREFPTAKLVGWINATNADELLRELAYTISSRGVVFFRAQDQLTNDLQKQLMQRLGELSGKPADSGLHIHPVLNTSSDVSQDRDPDQEISTISSSFIRQLGSWRGHEAGLSDKKQTSTGQWHSDIGYEVVPADYTSLRLVQLPKTGGDTVWASGYEIYDRISSAYQQFLESLTATFSRPDFLAAVTSHGYKLFTQPRGSPLNVGGSLTAVHPVVRTNPVTGWKSLYPVGQNVRFINGLTAEESEGLLQWFKALLLHNHDLQVRFRWQNVNDMAIWDNRCTFHTATYDFDGLGERSGNRAVGIGEKPYLDPTSKSRREALAGEEIGNPFKDGQDPGGLGAKVGV; encoded by the exons ATGGTCACTACACACGAAGCGCAACCAGCTGCTCTCAGTGGCTCCTCACGCCGCCGGCCACTGCAACCCACGGGAGTCCTCGATGGAGTCGATCACATCGACCTGACTCCGGTGATCGGCCGCGAGTTCCCGACAGCCAAGTTGGTAGGTTGGATCAATGCCACGAACGCGGATGAGCTGCTGAGGGAGCTCGCATACACC ATCTCCTCCCGAGGCGTCGTATTCTTCCGCGCACAAGACCAGCTGACCAACGACCTCCAAAAGCAGCTGATGCAACGTCTTGGAGAGCTGTCTGGGAAGCCTGCTGACTCGGGGTTACATATCCACCCGGTACTCAACACGTCCAGCGACGTCTCGCAGGACCGTGACCCGGACCAGGAGATCTCCACAATCTCTTCCAGCTTCATCCGTCAGCTGGGCTCGTGGCGCGGCCACGAGGCAGGCCTCAGCGACAAAAAGCAGACGAGTACGGGCCAATGGCACTCTGATATTGGCTATGAAGTCGTGCCCGCTGACTACACCAGCCTGCGGCTGGTGCAATTGCCCAAGACGGGAGGTGACACGGTATGGGCATCCGGTTACGAGATCTATGATCGGATCTCGTCCGCGTATCAGCAGTTTCTCGAAAGCCTCACGGCGACCTTCAGTCGGCCGGATTTTCTCGCTGCCGTCACCAGCCACGGGTACAAACTGTTCACGCAGCCGCGCGGGTCTCCACTGAACGTCGGGGGTTCGCTGACGGCGGTGCACCCGGTCGTGCGCACGAACCCGGTGACAGGCTGGAAGAGTTTGTATCCCGTGGGCCAGAATGTACGATTCATCAATGGCCTCACGGCGGAGGAGAGTGAGGGCTTACTGCAGTGGTTCAAGGCGTTGCTGCTGCACAATCACGACCTGCAAGTGCGCTTTCGCTGGCAGAATGTTAATGACATGGCCATCTGGGACAATCGCTGCACTTTTCACACCGCAACGTACGATTTTGATGGGCTTGGAGAACGTAGTGGCAATCGGGCCGTTGGCATCGGGGAGAAGCCATACTTGGATCCAACGTCCAAGTCGCGCAGAGAAGCGCTTGCAGGTGAGGAGATCGGGAATCCGTTCAAAGATGGTCAGGACCCGGGCGGACTTGGGGCAAAAGTGGGAGTTTAA
- a CDS encoding Short-chain dehydrogenase/reductase: MHCLAPPPDDFTSTFHLHTTAVFSSAMAFLPLLHAGNQRKNTPQDAQILVTSSKEGYSRQLGHSFAYSTSKAAVNHLVRMLARTFAQDHFRIRVNLIAPGFFPSAMTEPLTRSLPAYQDSHGAFAGASCLPSSKNPSERTGSEEDFAAAVLFFASPAGAYLNGAELLLDGGQNLISS; this comes from the exons ATGCATTGTCTCGCTCCACCTCCCGACGACTTCACGTCCACGTTTCACCTGCACACCACAGCCGTCTTCTCTTCGGCCATGGCATTCCTGCCGTTGTTGCACGCGGGCAACCAGCGCAAAAACACGCCCCAAGACGCTCAGATTCTAGTCACGTCTTCCAAAGAAGGCTACTCGCGCCAGCTGGGCCACAGCTTTGCATACTCGACTTCGAAAGCGGCCGTGAATCACTTGGTCAGGATGTTGGCGCGCACGTTTGCACAAGACCACTTCCGCATTCGTGTCAATCTCATCGCGCCGGGGTTTTTCCCTTCGGCCATGACGGAGCCGCTCACTCGCTCCTTGCCCGCGTATCAGGACAGCCACGGTGCCTTTGCCGGTGCATCTTGCCTTCCGAGCAGCAAGAATCCGAGCGAGCGGACTGGCAGCGAGGAAGACTTTGCCGCGGCCGTCCTCTTCTTCGCAAGCCCCGCCGGCGCCTATCTAAATGGCGCAGAGCTCCTGCTC GATGGAGGACAGAATCTAATCTCCAGTTGA
- a CDS encoding Epoxide hydrolase encodes MLLDGGFRVVAPDMLGYGDSARLPDAPGVPPESIRVYAYKNVADDIRELARQLECTTIILGGHDWYYSLAPFLPSSPARSSLVNDRGAQVAWRVAQWHPSLVSRLFTIAGPYRRPTSHWTSFDDLVKAVPQLAYQKQIASGILEQTFCTTEGIRDFLKILDFSGDAQNQTAFEPTRGFDLEHLQRLGKGSLLTDQELEVYVAKYSRNGLHGPCNWYRTRRANFEDDQSLLGSTIDIPVLYIAAARDRVFSPSLTHDMEQCVPQLLRASVDAHHYAHVEKWQDVNGILSAWLRAEFHGSASLVARTSLA; translated from the exons ATGCTACTCGACGGTGGCTTCCGCGTAGTCGCGCCCGACATGTTGGGCTACGGTGACTCGGCACGTCTCCCC GACGCGCCTGGCGTTCCCCCGGAGTCGATTCGTGTCTACGCCTACAAAAACGTTGCCGACGATATTCGCGAATTGGCCAGACAGTTGGAATGCACCACGATCATCCTCGGAGGGCATGATTGGTACTACTCTCTGGCCCCGTTTCTGCCTTCGTCGCCCGCTCGCTCATCGCTTGTGAATGATAGGGGTGCTCAGGTCGCATGGCGTGTCGCACAATGGCACCCATCCTTAGTCTCGCGACTGTTCACCATCGCCGGCCCATATCGCCGGCCTACCTCGCATTGGACTTCCTTTGACGACCTGGTCAAGGCCGTGCCTCAACTCGCATACCAAAAGCAGATTGCTAGCGGCATACTCGAGCAGACATTCTGCACGACGGAAGGTATCAGGGACTTTTTGAAGATACTGGATTTCAGTGGCGATGCGCAGAATCAGACTGCCTTCGAGCCTACGCGAGGTTTCGACCTGGAGCACCTGCAACGACTGGGCAAGGGCAGCCTTCTGACCGATCAG GAACTCGAGGTCTACGTGGCGAAGTACTCCCGAAACGGCTTGCACGGGCCAT GCAACTGGTATCGGACGCGCCGCGCAAACTTCGAAGACGATCAGTC TCTCCTGGGCTCCACCATCGACATTCCTGTCCTCTACATTGCGGCCGCGCGCGATCGTGTCTTCTCGCCTTCACTCACGCACGATATGGAGCAATGTGTTCCCCAGTTGCTCCGGGCTTCTGTTGATGCGCACCACTATGCTCACGTGGAGAAGTGGCAGGATGTGAACGGCATTCTCTCCGCGTGGCTTCGCGCGGAGTTTCATGGTTCGGCTAGTCTAGTGGCTAGAACTAGCTTAGCATGA